TAAGATATTATACTCGTGTATCGACACTTGAACCATAAGCAATACATAACCACATTTTCACAAATTGTACTGAATCACAGTTTCAGTCAACCATAGAAATTAAACTTGACGATACCTTTTCAAGGGCAAGAGCATGACGTAGGTCCAGTTTAAAGCCGTCGTTTATAACCGATTTATATCTCAGCACCATGTCTCTGTTGTTTCTTAGTATAGCTTGTGCAAcctcttttgctttctttaacACTTCACTGTTGTCAACGACATGGTTGACGAGTCCCCATTTCTCCGCCATCTCTGCGGTTATAGGCATAGCGGTAAGTGACACTTCTCGAGCCCTGCTTACTCCTATAACGCGTGATAGTTTTTGAGATAGACCCCATGAGGGGAATATGCCGAACCTGGACCATGAATGTAAACATCAAAGGTTTTAGTTGGAAATATAGATCACCAGCAAATTcgaaaataaaactatttttagtCACATCTTGCATTGACTCAATTCTATGATCATAGTGggcatttgaatatatatataaaatcttcaATTTTAGTGAATCACGAAtgctttattattttctaaatcaaTCTCATCAAATTGCATGCTAAACTATGATGACGATGATTCCACAAAATTATCACTGCTGGTGAATTAATGCCCATAAAGATACACtaagtaagtttttttttcaaatgataaTAATAGTCATACCTATTTAACCAGAGTTGCTATAATGTTAGCATTCATAGTAGCAAATGAATCACAACTTCCCCCTTTTATGTCTCTCAAACATGATTTTAATGTCGAATAGTTTATCATGATAAGGATTGTTTGGTGCACAGAATAAATGGCTAGCAATGATCTATAACTCATAAGCAGACAGACTACTACAAACATCAACAAATTCAATCAGGAAATATTGATGGCTTGAAATTTCTCAAGTAAAACAAACTATTAGTCACATTGTTGATTGACTGAATTCTATGATCAGTTGATCACTAAAGGACTTCAAAGTCCTTATCAAACCTATAATTTTGGTAAAATTTTAAGGctaaaaacacaacaataaaccCCAATCCATCTGCCATGCTTCACAAATTTCACACAAACTTATGATATCAATAATTCCATGAAATCCTCACTGCTAGTGAAGAAATTTCCATAATAGTAACCtttttttggaaaagaaaaaataatatcttgATACAAAGTTGccttattttgaagaaaatgattGTTTAATGTCAACATCGATCCTAGTAAATAGTAATGAAGCAAAAGTTCCCATTTTTATGTCTTCAGAACATGATTTAATGCTAAATAATTTATCAATTCAGGGATTGCTTGGCATACAAATCAAGTGTCCTGAAATAATctataaaatcaacaaaagacTCAATCAAACAAACATTTTTCCTGAAAATTTTGCATGATCTCTGATTAACAACAACTTGAATCGCAATCAAAATAAACAGACAATAATTTTAGGTCACTTGTTTtgattagagaaaaaaaaaagccctgaaaattttgctaattttggaaaaaaaaagggattaaTTTGGGAAATTAGGGATTGAAGAGTAGATACCTCGCGTGGGTGTCGATGAACTTGGTGTCTTTCCCAGCAACGAGGATATCACAAGCAAGCGCGATCTCGAAGCCAGCGGTGACGGCGAATCCATTGATAGCCCCGATGATGGGCTTCCGGCAGTGCTCCATCTGGAAGACGGTATCCGAGTCATCGTCCTTGACGTCGCCCTTGAAGACCTCCTCCGCCGCCGTGAGATCCACGCCGGAGCAGAAAGCTCGGCCACGGCCAGTGATGACGATGGCTCCCACCGTATCGTCCCCATCGAGCACCTTGAAAACGCGAGCGAGATCCACGATCATCTGTCTCGTGAGAGAGTTGAGGGATTTGGGGCGGTTGATGGTCACCACCGCCACGCCGGAGTCCTCCCGCTCCACCACGATGAGCTCCATCGCCGGCGATCGGAGTTCTCAGAAGAGAACGATGAAAAAGAAGCACCTTTTGAGTGAACTCTTTTTATGTACATTGAAATTCTCATTCAGACccctaaaaaaatgtttaattttttaatccctaaacattaaattttatattttattaaatctcagaataattgaaatatatatatatatatatatatatatatatatatatatattcatactcatataattcaaatatgtggaatttatgaataattttctgttttttatctgtatttattgaaatatttaactTGTGGAAATTGCGTAGGGACTTGAAAATAAGTTAATACTATTCAAGGACATCGAGGAAATTTGACATATTTCGTAGCGTGTGGGTTTTGGTCACATATGATGCACTAAGGAGTATGTTAAAAAGTCAAAAGTGATTACGTGGCTATCATATGTTTGACGTGTATCGAGATGATTGTAAAGTTTGGGTCTTGTACAACTGGTCAGTAGTTGACACGTGGCATATAAAGGATAGTTAGACTATTCTCAGGATCATGATCATAATTTAGCGTTCGGATGAGTTGGGAAACTGGTAGTGTTGAAGTGCAAAAAAGCCCTTACCATTCCATATAATTACATATTCTTCTCTGAATTagaatttatttactttaaaattaaaatttaaataatctttgtatttataatattttagctCGTGTTCTTGGCCTATTGCTACTGAGTTTATTTCGAAGAAAAACAAAGCTCAAATCTAAAAACCACTTAATAAAGTAACTAAGGTAAAGACGCATGTGCTTGTTTAAGCTGGTtacattttgtaaaaataaaaataaaatttaaattcatatatatttatctataataatatgaaatttacGGTAGGTGGTACATACAatgtttgtaaaattatatcAAGATTAaccatattattatcattattattattattatccatttttaataactttaattGAATAATAGACAATGACgtcttttttatgaatattatagaaatcccgggtgaacggtgtatgaacagtacatggaacagtactgttgggggagagatttgaacccatgacctcccccttacactttgatgtcataccattaggctatccaatggttgacaataactttaattttagttgtatatattttcttttataacatGTTcactttattgttttcatttaagcATGATTATTATGTATAAATCTTTTCCGTATaactttttgtaattaaatatctaatttacttcattaaaaatcttatttccatattttataaGATTTATTAAGATTTTCATTAGCACAAAATCAAGGCTATTTTGTTTCCTCAATAGAAACTATTACATTAGAAAACTAATTAACACCATCAAAGGacattttctattattataattaattatactatatattttttattttgttcataataagAATTATTTCCCTCCATATCTAATAAGGAACTCAATCGAAATCATCAAACGTAATCAAATAAACTAAGGATcaagataataaattataagGAAATTAAATACATACAATGAACAGAGAATTTCTTAAATgaacattttttcttttatggattatttttttatgtatatttccATTATATATACAGCTTAACCTCAATGTTCATGAACCAAATGTATATcaaaaacaagatgaaaaatataattatgttgcCCATCTTCCTCTTATTCATCTTAAGCTATATTTCATGTATTCATCTTGTCATCGGTCAAGTTTCGGTGACGAAAAACATTTTCGTTGATCAATCAGGTCACGGTGACTTCACTACAATCACGGCATCGATCAACGCCATTCCTTCGAATAACAATCAATGGATAAGGATTCATGTCAAGGCCGGAGTTTATAAgtaattagttttaattttatagttcTTGCATGGTTCATTACTttgaagaataaattttttttttacaagtattatttatttatttatttatttgtttgtttgtttttataggGAGAAGGTGCAAATAGGTAGTGACAAAGGGTTCATCTTGTTGGAAGGGGAAGGGTATGAACAGACATCAGTGGAGTGGGGAGATCATACTAGTGGTGGTAGTGAAACAGATCAAACTAGTACTTTCAGGTTCTCAGGGAACAACATTGTTGTCAAATACATCTCCTTCAAGGTCTTTATCTGTTTTTAACCTTGTTATTTgtttctagggttagggtttacgGTT
The DNA window shown above is from Dioscorea cayenensis subsp. rotundata cultivar TDr96_F1 chromosome 12, TDr96_F1_v2_PseudoChromosome.rev07_lg8_w22 25.fasta, whole genome shotgun sequence and carries:
- the LOC120273058 gene encoding probable enoyl-CoA hydratase 1, peroxisomal, with amino-acid sequence MELIVVEREDSGVAVVTINRPKSLNSLTRQMIVDLARVFKVLDGDDTVGAIVITGRGRAFCSGVDLTAAEEVFKGDVKDDDSDTVFQMEHCRKPIIGAINGFAVTAGFEIALACDILVAGKDTKFIDTHARFGIFPSWGLSQKLSRVIGVSRAREVSLTAMPITAEMAEKWGLVNHVVDNSEVLKKAKEVAQAILRNNRDMVLRYKSVINDGFKLDLRHALALEKERGHSYYDGMSKEQFAKMQEFISGRSGSKKKTSSKL